A section of the Elizabethkingia anophelis R26 genome encodes:
- a CDS encoding cytochrome-c peroxidase — protein sequence MKDRYLAIIAIVAVGLMLGYRPNDPTAYTVDELRDLYSGGDKSKWPKPHLFAEAEENFQDIGPLADMQYPADNPYSEDKMELGKTLFFDPRLSKSGQIACASCHNPELGWADGNRVSFGHDRQNGTRNAPTLLNIGFAKTFFWDGRSATLEEQVKAPIENPVEMNLHMSLATKKIRKIKGYKPYFEKAFGTTEITEDRIAKAIATFERSLISPPSRFDKFVSGKRNALTDAEVKGLHLFRTKANCINCHNTPYFSDQKFHNLGLTYYGRKYEDLGRYLVTLKNEDVGKFKTPTLREVSENKPYMHNGLFPELANIVMMYNAGMGRETPRGNQVNDPKFPHKSGMIEKLNMTDEEVFDVVAFLKTLNSYKYKMRAPELPK from the coding sequence ATGAAAGACAGATACTTAGCAATAATTGCAATTGTAGCAGTCGGTTTAATGCTGGGATATCGCCCAAATGATCCTACGGCTTATACGGTGGACGAGTTGCGTGATCTTTATTCGGGCGGGGATAAATCCAAATGGCCAAAACCACATTTATTTGCAGAAGCTGAAGAAAACTTTCAGGATATAGGTCCTTTGGCTGATATGCAATACCCGGCAGATAATCCCTACTCTGAAGACAAAATGGAGTTGGGGAAAACGTTATTCTTTGATCCACGGTTGTCTAAAAGTGGTCAGATTGCCTGTGCTTCCTGTCATAATCCCGAGTTGGGATGGGCAGATGGTAATCGGGTATCTTTCGGACACGACAGGCAAAATGGGACACGAAATGCTCCTACATTACTGAATATAGGCTTTGCAAAGACTTTCTTCTGGGATGGTCGTTCGGCAACATTAGAAGAACAGGTAAAAGCACCTATTGAAAATCCTGTAGAAATGAATCTGCACATGAGTCTGGCAACAAAAAAAATCCGTAAAATAAAAGGTTATAAGCCCTATTTTGAAAAAGCTTTCGGTACAACAGAGATTACAGAAGACCGAATTGCCAAAGCTATAGCTACTTTTGAAAGATCTTTGATTAGCCCGCCGTCCCGCTTCGATAAATTTGTTTCCGGAAAAAGAAATGCACTGACAGATGCTGAGGTTAAAGGGCTTCACTTATTTCGGACAAAAGCTAATTGTATCAATTGTCATAATACGCCCTATTTTTCTGACCAGAAATTTCATAATTTAGGACTTACCTATTACGGCAGAAAATATGAAGATCTGGGAAGGTATCTGGTAACTCTTAAAAATGAAGATGTTGGGAAGTTTAAAACACCTACTTTAAGAGAAGTATCGGAGAATAAGCCCTATATGCATAACGGACTTTTTCCGGAATTAGCGAATATCGTAATGATGTACAATGCAGGAATGGGAAGAGAAACGCCAAGAGGAAATCAGGTTAATGACCCAAAGTTTCCGCATAAATCGGGAATGATAGAAAAGCTTAACATGACAGATGAAGAGGTATTTGATGTAGTTGCTTTTCTGAAGACTCTGAACAGTTATAAATATAAAATGAGAGCACCAGAGCTCCCGAAATAA
- a CDS encoding Crp/Fnr family transcriptional regulator has product MTELQQISEFESSPELIERLYANSVQKDYKAGCVIQDENSHIRAIPIVVKGSLKVIRTEEDGREILLYYIKPGESCIMSFLGGLHNDTSKVRAEVEEDAEILFLPVDKVSLFIKEYPQWLDYIFRLYHKRFEELLEVVNAIAFKKVDERLLDLLKKKSSLAVSKTIQTTHEQLANELGTARAVVSRLLKQLEENGTVKLGRNKITLM; this is encoded by the coding sequence ATGACAGAGCTACAGCAAATTTCCGAATTTGAATCTTCACCCGAACTGATTGAAAGACTATATGCTAATAGTGTACAAAAAGACTATAAGGCAGGATGTGTTATTCAGGATGAAAATTCCCATATCCGGGCTATTCCTATCGTGGTAAAAGGAAGTCTGAAGGTAATCCGTACCGAAGAAGACGGGCGTGAGATTCTGTTGTACTATATAAAACCAGGAGAAAGCTGCATTATGTCTTTTCTTGGCGGATTGCATAATGATACGAGCAAGGTCAGGGCTGAGGTAGAAGAAGATGCGGAGATTCTTTTTCTTCCGGTAGATAAGGTTTCACTTTTTATTAAAGAATATCCACAATGGCTGGATTATATTTTCAGATTGTACCATAAAAGGTTTGAAGAGCTCCTGGAGGTTGTAAATGCTATTGCCTTTAAAAAGGTAGATGAAAGATTGCTGGATTTATTGAAAAAGAAATCTTCTCTTGCAGTGTCCAAAACAATTCAGACAACCCACGAGCAGCTTGCAAACGAATTGGGAACAGCGAGAGCTGTAGTCTCCAGATTATTAAAACAGCTTGAAGAAAACGGAACTGTAAAGCTGGGAAGAAATAAAATTACCCTTATGTGA
- a CDS encoding VOC family protein: MYFEIPVNDLQRAVKFYSAIFNFIFEKEIMDGYEMAFFPFEKTKSGVTGALVKGDVYKPTKNGVILYFKTDSIENTLKKVLEYDGSILYPKTLNEKFGFAVAEFEDSEGNRIALHQDL; the protein is encoded by the coding sequence GTGTATTTTGAAATTCCTGTGAATGACCTTCAGCGGGCTGTGAAATTTTATTCTGCAATATTTAATTTTATTTTTGAAAAAGAGATAATGGATGGTTACGAAATGGCTTTCTTTCCTTTTGAAAAAACAAAAAGCGGAGTAACCGGAGCTTTAGTAAAAGGAGATGTTTATAAGCCTACTAAAAATGGCGTTATTTTGTATTTCAAAACCGACAGTATAGAAAATACTCTAAAAAAGGTTCTGGAATATGACGGAAGCATTTTATATCCAAAAACTTTAAATGAAAAGTTTGGCTTTGCAGTTGCCGAATTCGAAGATAGTGAAGGCAACAGAATAGCTTTGCATCAGGATTTGTAA
- a CDS encoding sterol desaturase family protein, translated as MNFNGLEFSDYLNVFQKFSWGEWIIFSLVVNLFLYLFSIGLYLFVDKTCRKDKLQKKDHTVTKSDFLLSLLTVICNSFIMLLGVVLWKSEWITLDNNTPAGIIFLEVVALIFLMDFCMYLFHYAAHAPSIYKMLHGKHHEHISTNFLSLFVLHPFETIGFGLMMIVLLMCYNFSLTAIVIYLTINLIWGTIGHLNREFFPAKFDRMGIGTTRFHNLHHLDESKNFGFYTSIWDRFFGTYRN; from the coding sequence ATGAATTTTAACGGGCTTGAATTTTCTGATTATCTGAATGTATTTCAGAAGTTTTCATGGGGAGAATGGATTATATTCAGCCTTGTCGTTAACCTGTTTTTGTATCTGTTTTCCATAGGATTATATCTGTTTGTAGATAAAACATGCCGTAAAGACAAGTTACAGAAGAAAGACCATACTGTTACTAAATCTGATTTTTTACTTAGTCTGCTTACCGTAATTTGCAATAGCTTTATTATGCTGCTTGGTGTTGTTTTGTGGAAAAGTGAATGGATCACTTTGGATAATAATACTCCGGCAGGAATTATCTTTTTGGAAGTTGTAGCTTTAATTTTTCTGATGGATTTCTGCATGTACTTATTTCACTATGCGGCCCATGCACCTTCTATTTATAAAATGCTGCACGGGAAGCACCATGAACATATCAGTACAAATTTTCTGAGTTTGTTTGTGCTCCATCCTTTTGAAACGATAGGCTTTGGGTTGATGATGATAGTTCTGTTAATGTGCTACAATTTCTCGCTAACCGCCATTGTAATATATCTGACGATTAATCTGATCTGGGGAACAATAGGACATTTGAACAGAGAGTTTTTTCCGGCAAAGTTTGATCGAATGGGAATAGGGACGACCAGATTTCATAATCTTCACCATCTTGATGAAAGCAAAAACTTTGGTTTTTATACCTCTATTTGGGATCGGTTTTTTGGAACTTATAGAAATTAG
- a CDS encoding MBL fold metallo-hydrolase — protein MKVEQIYTGCLAQGAYYIVSQGESVIIDPLREVQPYLDKLQQDNAKLKYILETHFHADFVSGHVDLSDKTGASIVYGPTAKPEFEAIIAKDEEIFEIGDIKIKVLHTPGHTMESSCYLLIDEKGKETALFSGDTLFLGDVGRPDLAQKGKDLTQEDLAGMLYDSLMNKIIPLSDEITVYPAHGAGSACGKNMQKETVDTLGNQKKTNYALNQPDKASFIKEVTEGLTPPPEYFAMNVAMNKKGYESFDQVLEHGLKPLSAEAFEAMADETGALILDTRPAAEFHKGFIPQSVNIGVKGDFAPWVGAMIVDVKQPLLLVTDEGSEEEVITRLSRVGFDNVVGYLKGGLSAWQSAGKETDSVERITSEEFAQRYTEDAKIIDVRKEGEYAAEHIAEAYSRPLVYINTWIKDIDPKEHFFLHCAGGYRSMIAASILQARGYRNFTEVEGGFGKIKLTEVPTTDFVCQSKTMK, from the coding sequence ATGAAAGTAGAACAAATATATACAGGGTGTCTGGCGCAGGGAGCTTACTATATTGTATCTCAGGGAGAATCCGTAATTATAGATCCTTTAAGAGAGGTACAGCCATATCTGGATAAATTGCAACAGGACAATGCAAAATTGAAATACATTCTTGAAACCCACTTTCATGCAGATTTTGTATCCGGGCATGTTGACCTAAGTGACAAAACAGGAGCATCCATAGTTTACGGACCAACAGCAAAACCCGAATTTGAAGCAATAATTGCTAAAGACGAGGAAATTTTTGAGATAGGTGATATCAAAATAAAAGTATTGCATACGCCCGGGCATACAATGGAAAGCTCTTGTTACCTGCTTATTGACGAAAAAGGAAAAGAAACAGCCCTGTTTTCGGGAGATACATTGTTTTTAGGAGATGTTGGAAGACCAGATCTTGCACAAAAAGGTAAAGACCTGACCCAGGAAGATCTTGCAGGTATGCTTTATGATAGCCTGATGAATAAGATTATCCCTTTATCCGATGAAATAACAGTTTATCCTGCTCACGGAGCAGGCAGTGCCTGTGGTAAGAACATGCAGAAAGAAACAGTAGACACTTTAGGAAATCAGAAGAAAACCAACTACGCATTAAATCAGCCCGATAAAGCAAGCTTTATTAAAGAAGTTACGGAGGGATTAACACCGCCACCAGAATATTTTGCCATGAATGTTGCGATGAACAAAAAAGGCTATGAAAGTTTTGATCAGGTATTAGAACACGGATTGAAACCATTATCCGCAGAAGCTTTTGAAGCCATGGCCGATGAAACCGGAGCTTTAATTCTGGACACAAGACCAGCAGCAGAATTCCATAAAGGTTTTATTCCGCAGTCTGTCAACATAGGAGTAAAAGGCGATTTTGCCCCATGGGTAGGCGCAATGATAGTAGATGTAAAGCAACCACTATTATTGGTAACAGATGAAGGAAGTGAAGAAGAAGTTATTACCCGCCTTAGCCGTGTAGGCTTTGATAATGTAGTGGGATATCTTAAAGGAGGTCTTTCTGCATGGCAATCGGCCGGAAAAGAAACTGACTCTGTTGAGAGAATTACCTCTGAAGAATTTGCACAGCGGTATACAGAAGATGCTAAAATAATAGATGTAAGAAAAGAAGGAGAATATGCTGCAGAGCATATAGCAGAAGCTTACAGTCGCCCGTTAGTCTATATCAATACCTGGATAAAAGATATTGATCCGAAAGAACATTTCTTTCTGCACTGTGCCGGAGGCTACAGAAGTATGATTGCCGCAAGTATTCTTCAGGCGAGAGGATATCGTAATTTTACAGAAGTGGAAGGAGGTTTTGGTAAGATTAAATTAACAGAAGTACCAACAACTGATTTTGTATGCCAGAGTAAAACCATGAAATAA
- a CDS encoding YeeE/YedE family protein: MIEFLKQPWPWYIAGPLIGLTVPALLILGNKSFGISSSLRHICASCIPANISFFKYDWKKEAWNLFFVFGIFLGGVIAVTLLNNPDPVKVNPKLAEELSGYGISDYSNLLPAEIFNWNALLSIRGFIMMIVGGFLVGFGTRYAGGCTSGHAIMGLSNLQWPSLVATICFMVGGFIMANLILPFILSL, encoded by the coding sequence ATGATAGAATTTTTGAAACAACCTTGGCCATGGTATATTGCTGGTCCACTTATTGGGCTTACTGTACCCGCGTTGCTAATTCTGGGGAATAAATCTTTTGGAATCAGTTCATCATTACGGCATATTTGTGCCTCATGCATACCTGCTAATATTTCTTTTTTTAAATACGATTGGAAGAAAGAAGCATGGAACCTGTTTTTTGTATTCGGAATATTTTTGGGTGGAGTAATTGCGGTTACTTTGTTAAATAATCCCGATCCTGTTAAGGTAAATCCAAAACTGGCTGAAGAATTGAGCGGTTATGGAATTAGTGATTATAGTAATCTGCTGCCAGCAGAAATATTCAACTGGAATGCGTTGCTTAGTATAAGAGGGTTTATTATGATGATTGTTGGCGGATTCTTAGTAGGATTCGGAACACGTTATGCAGGAGGCTGTACAAGCGGACATGCAATTATGGGACTATCTAATCTGCAATGGCCTTCATTAGTAGCTACTATTTGTTTTATGGTGGGTGGTTTTATTATGGCAAATTTAATTCTACCCTTTATTCTTAGCCTTTAA
- a CDS encoding YegP family protein, whose protein sequence is MGKFEISKRKNGEFQFNLKASNGQVILASEGYSTKANCENGIESVKKNSQDDNKFDKKTSSNGKHYFNLKATNGQIIGTSEMYESAAGRDNGIASVKSNAPDASVEDTTV, encoded by the coding sequence ATGGGAAAATTTGAAATTTCAAAAAGAAAAAATGGTGAGTTTCAGTTCAATCTGAAAGCGTCTAACGGTCAGGTAATTTTAGCCAGTGAAGGTTATTCTACCAAAGCCAATTGTGAAAACGGTATAGAATCGGTAAAGAAAAACTCACAGGATGACAATAAATTCGATAAGAAAACATCATCCAATGGAAAACATTATTTTAATTTAAAAGCAACTAACGGACAAATTATTGGTACCAGCGAAATGTATGAAAGTGCTGCTGGCAGAGACAATGGTATTGCCTCGGTAAAAAGCAATGCTCCGGATGCTTCTGTAGAAGATACAACAGTATAG
- a CDS encoding DUF6691 family protein, whose translation MNNNLKEIHSKWYSKLKYMLVGILFGIIFVKSEVISWFRIQEMFRLQSFHMYGIIGSAVLTGMISVWIIKKFNIKTIHGESISIAPKQFNKGQIYGGLLFGFGWAITGACPGPLFAQIGTGVTVITVTLLSAIAGTWVYGLIRNRLPH comes from the coding sequence ATGAACAATAATTTAAAAGAAATACACAGCAAGTGGTATTCCAAGCTGAAATATATGTTGGTGGGGATTCTTTTTGGAATTATCTTCGTAAAATCTGAGGTAATCAGTTGGTTCCGTATTCAGGAAATGTTCAGACTTCAGTCTTTTCATATGTACGGAATTATAGGAAGTGCTGTCCTGACGGGAATGATTTCAGTTTGGATCATTAAGAAGTTTAATATTAAAACTATTCACGGAGAGTCAATTTCCATTGCACCTAAGCAGTTTAATAAAGGCCAAATTTATGGAGGTTTGTTGTTTGGCTTCGGATGGGCTATTACCGGTGCATGTCCGGGACCTTTGTTTGCACAAATAGGCACAGGTGTTACCGTTATTACTGTTACATTGCTAAGTGCAATAGCCGGAACATGGGTATATGGATTGATAAGGAACAGATTACCACATTAA
- a CDS encoding chloride channel protein, whose protein sequence is MPKIKKSKTPKFIRRSIYNIKSILGLLRIVLSDRQFLYFSCVIVGITSALAVTVLKTFAHNVFQFTTYVNKILKLPYLNSILPILGIVLTVLIIRKFLNGSLEKGTAQIMIAVAKRSGFMPKKQMYAQIVTSSLTVGMGGSAGLESPITITGAALGSNYAQDFRLNYKDRTLLLACGVAAGIATAFNAPVAGVLFAIEVILADMSVSAFIPIMISSATGAIMSNLTLKGGILLSFKRGLNFDYHNTIYYVLLGIIAGFLSVYHARLFRWVEHRIGSYSKSVYTRAFVGAGILGMLIFLFPPLFGEGYENIKVLANNQAGELLDNSLFEHLNGNEWWIMLFVMITMMIKSIATGLTLGSGGNGGNFAPSLFVGSYLGYLVSKVVTLIGIKNLPIDNFTVVGMAALLSGLFHAPLTAIFLIAEITGGYGLIIPLMLVSSISYAIAKRYDNYSMDIYSIADKGIVFTSDKDRNILDKIEVSLLYSSHLKTVFTDFTSQEIKDIFINTNQYFIPVLDRSLMIQGIIMLNDVRKHLFSDQETDFSEFIIPANIVSVDDATAKIIRIMEESRHDYVLLTKDGKYIGYITKSTIMDAYRQNLKRLRIE, encoded by the coding sequence ATGCCAAAAATTAAGAAATCTAAAACTCCAAAATTTATACGTCGCAGCATATACAACATAAAAAGTATATTGGGTCTGCTAAGGATCGTATTGTCGGACAGGCAGTTTTTGTATTTCTCTTGTGTTATCGTCGGGATAACCTCTGCATTGGCAGTGACAGTTCTGAAAACTTTTGCCCATAACGTTTTTCAGTTTACGACCTATGTTAATAAAATTTTGAAGCTACCATATCTGAACAGTATACTGCCCATATTGGGTATTGTGCTTACTGTACTGATTATCCGTAAATTTCTTAATGGCTCTCTCGAGAAGGGAACAGCTCAGATCATGATTGCTGTTGCCAAGAGATCTGGATTTATGCCCAAAAAACAAATGTATGCACAGATTGTGACCAGCTCATTAACGGTTGGTATGGGTGGATCTGCAGGTTTGGAATCCCCGATTACAATTACCGGAGCAGCTTTAGGGTCTAATTATGCACAGGACTTCCGGCTGAATTATAAAGACAGAACGCTTTTGCTGGCATGTGGAGTAGCAGCAGGTATTGCTACCGCTTTCAATGCTCCGGTTGCCGGAGTGTTATTCGCAATAGAAGTAATACTGGCGGATATGAGCGTCTCTGCATTTATTCCGATTATGATTTCCTCGGCCACAGGAGCAATTATGTCGAATTTAACACTGAAGGGTGGTATACTGTTATCTTTTAAAAGAGGGCTGAATTTCGATTATCATAATACCATTTATTATGTTCTTCTGGGGATTATTGCAGGTTTTTTATCAGTATACCATGCACGGCTCTTTCGGTGGGTTGAACACCGTATAGGAAGTTATTCTAAAAGTGTATATACAAGAGCATTTGTGGGAGCAGGTATTCTGGGAATGCTTATATTTTTGTTTCCGCCATTATTTGGTGAAGGTTATGAAAACATAAAGGTACTGGCCAATAATCAAGCCGGGGAGTTGCTGGATAATTCATTGTTTGAGCACCTTAACGGAAATGAATGGTGGATTATGCTTTTTGTGATGATTACGATGATGATTAAATCTATAGCTACAGGTTTAACATTGGGAAGTGGAGGCAATGGTGGAAACTTTGCGCCTTCACTTTTTGTAGGCTCCTACTTAGGTTATCTGGTTTCCAAGGTTGTGACGCTTATCGGTATTAAAAACCTGCCTATAGACAATTTTACTGTGGTGGGCATGGCAGCTTTACTGAGTGGATTGTTTCATGCACCACTCACGGCAATCTTCCTTATTGCCGAGATAACCGGAGGTTATGGACTGATTATTCCGCTTATGCTGGTTTCTTCTATAAGCTATGCCATTGCAAAGAGGTATGATAATTACAGCATGGATATCTATAGTATTGCAGATAAAGGTATTGTTTTTACTTCCGATAAGGACCGCAATATTCTGGATAAAATTGAGGTAAGTTTATTATACAGCAGCCACCTGAAAACAGTATTCACAGATTTTACTTCGCAAGAGATTAAAGATATATTTATTAATACCAATCAGTATTTTATTCCGGTACTCGACCGGTCATTAATGATTCAGGGAATTATTATGCTGAACGATGTCCGAAAACATCTCTTTTCCGATCAGGAAACTGACTTTTCCGAATTTATAATTCCTGCTAATATTGTATCTGTTGATGATGCAACAGCAAAAATAATACGGATAATGGAAGAAAGCCGGCATGATTATGTCTTACTGACTAAAGACGGAAAATATATCGGTTATATTACGAAATCTACTATTATGGATGCTTACCGACAGAATCTTAAAAGACTTAGAATAGAATAA
- a CDS encoding DUF4920 domain-containing protein translates to MKKLLFLSLLFVSIALFAQPPVGNANKGEEYGAGVSKTKEAGAVSMAELSKILNERKEVQDITVKATVTDVCPKKGCWVTLDNPDKTKVFVKMKDYAFFLPTAIKGKTILLDGKAQLKQTSVEELRHYAEDAKKPQSEIDKITTPVTEIRLLASGIRVTQ, encoded by the coding sequence ATGAAAAAACTACTTTTTTTAAGCTTACTTTTTGTGAGTATAGCATTATTTGCACAACCTCCTGTAGGAAATGCCAATAAAGGAGAGGAATATGGAGCCGGTGTTTCCAAAACCAAGGAAGCCGGAGCCGTAAGTATGGCAGAACTGAGTAAAATTCTGAATGAAAGAAAAGAAGTGCAGGATATTACAGTAAAAGCAACTGTTACCGATGTTTGTCCTAAAAAAGGATGCTGGGTTACGTTAGATAATCCGGATAAAACAAAGGTATTTGTTAAGATGAAAGACTATGCCTTCTTTCTGCCTACTGCTATAAAAGGAAAAACAATTTTACTGGATGGGAAAGCGCAGCTAAAACAAACTTCTGTAGAAGAATTAAGACACTATGCAGAAGATGCTAAAAAGCCCCAAAGTGAAATTGATAAGATAACAACACCTGTAACGGAAATCCGTTTACTTGCCAGTGGGATAAGAGTTACTCAATAA
- a CDS encoding sulfite exporter TauE/SafE family protein: MEIAGYLASVLIGVSLGLIGGGGSILTVPVLVYLFGLGTVQATVYSLFIVGVTSIAGSVSYFRKAWVDFKTVIIFGVPSVISVFLSRNFLLPAIPQKLIQIGSITITKDNFIMLLFAVLMVGAAYKMIRKIQSENLTESNSGYLLAVVQGIIVGLLTGLIGAGGGFMIIPALVGLLKMPMKTAIGTSLAIIALNSVSGFIFSLHHTIIHWPFLLGITAMAVIGIYIGSFFSRRIDGKKLKPAFGWFILVMGTYILAKEILM; this comes from the coding sequence ATGGAAATAGCAGGTTATTTAGCATCCGTTTTAATAGGTGTATCTTTAGGACTCATAGGAGGTGGCGGTAGTATTCTTACAGTACCTGTTTTAGTTTATTTATTTGGTCTAGGAACAGTTCAGGCTACAGTATATTCCCTTTTTATTGTAGGTGTAACGAGTATCGCCGGATCTGTATCCTATTTTCGAAAAGCCTGGGTAGACTTTAAAACAGTTATTATATTCGGAGTTCCATCCGTTATTTCGGTATTTCTATCAAGAAATTTTTTACTTCCTGCAATCCCGCAGAAATTGATTCAGATAGGAAGTATTACAATTACCAAGGATAATTTTATCATGTTGTTATTTGCTGTACTAATGGTTGGGGCAGCATACAAAATGATCCGTAAAATTCAATCTGAAAATTTGACAGAAAGTAATTCCGGCTATCTTTTGGCAGTCGTTCAGGGGATTATTGTGGGGCTATTGACAGGGCTTATTGGTGCAGGCGGAGGATTTATGATTATTCCTGCGCTTGTTGGATTGCTTAAAATGCCTATGAAAACTGCTATAGGGACCTCACTTGCTATTATTGCACTTAATTCTGTGAGCGGATTTATATTTTCTTTACACCACACCATCATTCACTGGCCATTTTTGCTAGGCATAACAGCCATGGCGGTTATCGGAATATATATAGGAAGTTTTTTCTCCCGTAGAATAGATGGTAAGAAGCTGAAACCTGCTTTTGGCTGGTTTATACTGGTTATGGGAACTTATATTCTTGCAAAAGAAATTCTTATGTGA
- a CDS encoding DUF6850 family outer membrane beta-barrel protein, whose product MHNKQKIFSHFFISGITGVAVLCSQFLYSQSTHLDSINISSVEKDIRIENPYINFFQPLDFSQTGFKYEINKQNFKRVQSPEKIQSFIFNSEGVYELSREVVLSGKLQAERTTEDEVPYILNDERTTNSSFIYNPSYFWAPRAAKWLKQNYLINGQIAYRPVTSVIAQLGAEGNFGKSYRQNADPRPKVDDYKYNVFSKIGYNWKRHSLFAKGRYINHLKKSDILFVSRNGNAPANDSIFIRYNDGYGNPYRETEYRDSEYKKDGYVWGGEYAFNTSNNHISIGYDYMNVIERFYKNYEYVDANDKKVKVFNKYSGLKTDLHSFYINYLGNFSGYKMASRLTYKDQLDANYNYVLQYTSYRLEQQNLNWKNSLIWFNHKNEAYKLLLDLSYGKNRVRDISVVMDRRLSFFEYHAGIEKEFAIIPGHKLAVGVRQSLYIPVQKEFNYLPYQSSTENTFIQNIARPDYAYDSTPKIGLDLNAAYRWDSNKIRYELVGGFNQLWLTSKTYKETMTAYNGRPSTVATIGLNVYY is encoded by the coding sequence ATGCACAATAAGCAAAAAATATTTTCACATTTCTTTATATCGGGGATTACGGGAGTGGCTGTATTATGCAGCCAGTTCCTGTACTCTCAGTCAACCCATTTAGATAGTATTAATATAAGTTCTGTTGAAAAAGATATAAGAATCGAGAACCCTTATATCAATTTTTTTCAACCATTAGATTTTTCCCAAACAGGTTTTAAATATGAAATTAATAAACAAAATTTCAAAAGAGTACAGTCCCCGGAGAAAATCCAAAGCTTTATTTTTAACTCTGAGGGAGTTTATGAACTGAGCAGGGAAGTAGTACTTTCCGGGAAGCTTCAGGCAGAAAGGACAACAGAAGATGAGGTCCCTTATATACTGAATGATGAAAGAACTACAAATAGTTCTTTTATTTATAATCCTTCCTATTTTTGGGCACCCCGCGCTGCAAAGTGGTTGAAACAAAATTATCTGATTAACGGCCAAATAGCCTATAGACCTGTAACATCTGTTATTGCTCAGTTGGGAGCAGAAGGTAATTTTGGGAAATCTTATCGCCAAAATGCTGATCCCAGGCCAAAGGTTGATGATTATAAGTATAACGTTTTTTCTAAAATCGGATATAATTGGAAACGACACAGCTTGTTTGCTAAAGGAAGATACATTAATCATTTGAAAAAAAGTGATATCCTTTTTGTAAGCAGAAACGGAAATGCTCCGGCTAATGACAGTATTTTTATCCGATATAATGACGGTTATGGAAATCCTTACAGGGAAACAGAATACAGAGATTCAGAATATAAAAAAGATGGATATGTATGGGGTGGGGAATATGCATTTAATACATCAAATAATCATATTAGTATAGGTTATGATTACATGAATGTCATTGAAAGATTCTACAAAAATTATGAATATGTAGATGCTAATGATAAAAAAGTCAAAGTATTTAATAAATATTCAGGATTGAAAACTGATCTGCATAGTTTTTATATCAATTATCTTGGTAATTTTTCAGGCTATAAAATGGCTTCCAGATTAACATACAAAGATCAGTTAGATGCAAACTATAATTATGTTTTACAGTATACTTCTTACCGGTTGGAGCAACAAAACCTGAACTGGAAGAATAGTCTTATATGGTTCAATCACAAGAATGAAGCTTATAAATTGTTATTGGATTTAAGCTATGGTAAAAACCGTGTGAGAGATATTTCTGTAGTGATGGACAGGAGGTTGTCTTTCTTTGAATATCATGCAGGTATAGAAAAAGAATTTGCAATAATACCGGGGCATAAGCTGGCTGTTGGAGTAAGGCAAAGTCTTTATATTCCGGTACAGAAAGAATTTAACTATTTGCCATATCAAAGCTCTACAGAGAATACCTTTATTCAAAATATTGCAAGACCCGATTATGCCTATGATTCTACTCCTAAAATTGGACTGGATCTTAATGCAGCTTACCGATGGGACAGCAATAAGATCAGATATGAATTAGTCGGAGGTTTTAATCAGTTATGGTTAACAAGCAAAACATATAAAGAAACAATGACAGCTTATAATGGCAGACCCAGTACGGTAGCCACTATAGGTTTGAATGTTTATTATTAA